A genomic window from Terrirubrum flagellatum includes:
- the nadC gene encoding carboxylating nicotinate-nucleotide diphosphorylase, translating to MTTLSPLPAIMIEPLVRAALLEDLGCAGDLTTDAIIPADHRSTTVLATRQPGVIAGLDLAALAFRMLDPTIDIAIERRDGERAAAGDIIASISGVSRALLTAERTALNFLCRLSGIATATAALVVAIRDHKAQIVCTRKTTPGLRAVEKYAVRAGGGSNHRFGLGDAVLIKDNHVAIAGGVAEAITRARRGVGHLVKVEVEVDTLAQLEDAMRLGVDAVLLDNMTIDELRQAVAMVNGRAITEASGRVNPTTAPEIAATGVDLISVGWLTHSVPALDIGLDYRA from the coding sequence ATGACGACTCTCTCGCCCCTGCCCGCTATCATGATCGAGCCGCTCGTACGCGCCGCCTTGCTCGAAGATCTCGGTTGCGCCGGCGATCTCACCACGGACGCCATCATTCCCGCCGATCATCGAAGCACCACAGTGTTGGCCACCCGCCAGCCCGGCGTCATTGCAGGTCTCGATCTCGCCGCCCTCGCCTTTCGGATGCTTGATCCCACAATCGATATCGCAATTGAGCGCCGCGACGGCGAGCGCGCAGCGGCGGGCGACATCATCGCGTCGATATCAGGGGTCAGCCGCGCGCTGCTCACGGCAGAGCGCACCGCGCTCAATTTCCTCTGCCGCCTCAGCGGCATCGCAACCGCGACCGCGGCGCTGGTCGTCGCGATCCGCGATCACAAGGCGCAGATTGTCTGCACGCGCAAGACCACGCCAGGGCTGCGCGCCGTCGAGAAATATGCGGTGCGCGCCGGCGGCGGAAGCAATCATCGTTTCGGGCTCGGCGACGCCGTGCTGATCAAGGACAATCACGTCGCCATCGCTGGCGGCGTGGCTGAAGCGATCACGCGCGCGCGACGCGGCGTTGGGCATCTCGTCAAGGTCGAAGTCGAGGTCGACACGCTAGCGCAACTCGAAGACGCGATGCGCCTCGGCGTCGACGCTGTTTTGCTCGACAACATGACGATCGATGAATTGCGCCAGGCCGTCGCGATGGTGAACGGCCGCGCGATCACCGAAGCTTCAGGTCGCGTCAACCCAACCACCGCGCCGGAGATCGCGGCGACAGGCGTCGATCTGATCTCTGTCGGCTGGCTGACGCACAGCGTGCCAGCGCTCGACATCGGGCTCGACTATCGCGCCTAG
- a CDS encoding branched-chain amino acid ABC transporter permease gives MIAQQLLNGLISGAVYALFALGFTLIFGVQKVLNLAHGGVFMAGAFIAYYAVVIGLPFWVGFLLAVIASGLIAVLIDLIAFRPLRARGHANAEFAAIVASIGVDLILISLAQKLSNTKVLSFPFGTFPVEFFRFWGLRISLLQITILATLAILLLGLIYYLQRTTFGRQIRAVAISERASALLGVNSTAVYFQTFFIAGAMAGIAGVLIGLSFNSIHFLMGEPYMLRAFVVVVLGGLGNLPGAVFASLLLGMLQAMTVAYLPPGLSDTIIFAILFIVLLFWPNGLFGGSRISVGVGRQ, from the coding sequence ATGATCGCGCAGCAGCTTCTGAACGGGCTGATCTCCGGCGCGGTCTATGCTCTCTTCGCTCTCGGCTTCACGCTTATCTTCGGCGTGCAGAAAGTGCTCAATCTCGCCCATGGCGGCGTGTTCATGGCCGGCGCCTTCATCGCCTATTACGCTGTCGTGATCGGATTGCCGTTCTGGGTCGGCTTTCTTCTCGCGGTCATCGCATCAGGCCTCATTGCGGTGCTCATCGACCTCATCGCATTCCGGCCGCTGCGCGCGCGCGGCCACGCGAATGCGGAATTCGCCGCCATCGTCGCCTCGATCGGCGTCGATCTCATTCTCATCAGCCTCGCGCAGAAACTGTCGAATACCAAAGTTCTGAGCTTTCCCTTCGGCACGTTTCCAGTTGAGTTCTTCCGCTTCTGGGGGCTCCGAATTTCGCTTCTGCAGATCACGATTCTCGCGACGCTGGCGATCCTGCTCCTTGGGCTCATCTACTATCTCCAGCGCACGACTTTCGGCCGGCAGATCCGCGCCGTGGCGATCAGCGAACGCGCCTCCGCATTGCTTGGCGTGAATTCGACTGCGGTCTATTTCCAGACCTTCTTCATCGCCGGCGCCATGGCGGGAATAGCCGGCGTGCTGATTGGCCTGTCCTTCAATTCGATTCATTTTTTGATGGGCGAGCCTTACATGCTCCGCGCCTTCGTCGTGGTCGTGCTTGGCGGCCTCGGCAATCTTCCCGGCGCGGTATTCGCAAGCCTGCTGCTTGGCATGCTGCAGGCGATGACGGTGGCTTATCTGCCGCCCGGCCTGTCCGACACCATCATCTTCGCTATCCTGTTTATTGTGTTGCTGTTCTGGCCCAACGGGCTGTTCGGGGGATCGCGCATCAGCGTCGGGGTCGGCCGGCAATGA
- a CDS encoding branched-chain amino acid ABC transporter permease, protein MIDLFRSYQPVFDFFLFSLGLAYSQQAALRAGVFSVATAGFSALGAYACAILVKTYGAPPFLAILIGALVGGAAGWILSAPLARLRGVYQAIATLAFGEVIISLALYAEPVTGGAVGINSIPKSISTWHLLIVIAAVMYVMHAIGRSGVGRSFDALRQDETVAACLGVSITRYHALAFVISGVIGGLFGAMQSLYAYNIEPGQFGFSLMVSVLTAIVLGGRSSLIGPVFGAAILTILPELARPLAEYRPLVNGVILIGVIVFLPQGVGDAMIAYFRRRRDAARRGVSVEKRSVVASA, encoded by the coding sequence ATGATCGATCTTTTCCGCTCCTACCAGCCGGTTTTCGATTTCTTCCTGTTCAGCCTCGGCCTCGCCTACAGCCAGCAGGCAGCGCTGCGCGCCGGCGTGTTCTCCGTCGCGACGGCGGGCTTCTCGGCTCTCGGCGCCTATGCCTGCGCCATTCTGGTGAAGACTTACGGCGCGCCGCCATTCCTGGCGATCCTCATCGGCGCGCTCGTCGGCGGCGCTGCGGGCTGGATTTTGTCGGCGCCGCTGGCGCGCCTGCGCGGCGTCTACCAGGCGATCGCGACGCTCGCCTTCGGAGAAGTCATCATCTCGCTTGCGCTTTATGCCGAGCCGGTGACCGGCGGCGCGGTCGGCATCAACAGTATCCCGAAATCGATCAGCACCTGGCACCTCCTGATTGTCATCGCCGCGGTCATGTATGTGATGCATGCGATCGGCCGCTCCGGCGTCGGCCGCAGTTTCGATGCGCTGCGGCAGGACGAGACGGTCGCCGCCTGCCTCGGCGTTTCGATTACCCGTTATCACGCGCTCGCCTTCGTCATCAGCGGCGTGATCGGCGGCCTGTTCGGCGCGATGCAGAGCCTCTACGCTTACAATATCGAGCCGGGGCAATTCGGTTTCTCGCTGATGGTGTCGGTGCTGACGGCGATCGTGCTCGGCGGACGCAGCAGCCTGATCGGCCCCGTATTCGGCGCAGCGATTCTCACCATTCTGCCGGAGCTTGCGCGGCCGCTCGCCGAATATCGCCCGCTGGTGAATGGCGTGATCCTGATCGGCGTCATCGTGTTTCTGCCGCAAGGCGTGGGCGATGCGATGATCGCCTATTTCCGCAGACGGCGAGATGCGGCGCGACGCGGCGTCAGCGTGGAGAAGCGCAGTGTCGTCGCTTCGGCTTGA
- a CDS encoding ABC transporter substrate-binding protein: MTGRKLGRCVAVAAALVGSTILAQAADYTVVVLQSLTGPAAFIGAPIKDGMTLAAEEINARQEMGAGNTLKVIVADDATDRAQTLSLIARYNADPNVLMILGPTSGSVAVAGANAANDLKIPVVTTTNSRDVLKNGPWSFILTQPADVTIPYIGRYAVEKLKVKNCTVIGIADNEAYVTLQKTFEDYIKQAGVKIGSVEAIKQTDSDFSAVSTKVANGDQDCVFISAPAPQTANIIIQLKQAGLDPKVSILGHNSLASPQFVEKGGKAVEGAYFIADWVPGGSSDFGKAFAQAFQAKYKSEADNWAAVGYGGMRVAAAALKAAGANPSRDAVRQSLSVVKGVKVVVGQGDYSFDGERVPRPGMNVLTVKNGQFVLAP; the protein is encoded by the coding sequence ATGACAGGCAGAAAGCTTGGCCGATGCGTGGCCGTCGCGGCGGCTCTCGTCGGTTCGACGATCCTCGCGCAGGCGGCCGACTACACCGTCGTGGTGCTACAGTCGCTCACCGGTCCCGCCGCCTTCATCGGCGCCCCGATCAAAGACGGGATGACGCTCGCCGCGGAAGAGATCAACGCCAGGCAGGAAATGGGCGCGGGCAACACGCTGAAGGTCATCGTCGCTGACGACGCAACTGACCGTGCGCAGACGCTGTCGCTCATCGCGCGCTACAACGCCGATCCGAACGTGCTGATGATTCTCGGGCCAACCAGCGGCTCGGTTGCGGTCGCCGGCGCCAACGCCGCGAATGATCTGAAAATCCCCGTCGTCACCACGACGAATTCGCGCGATGTGCTGAAGAACGGTCCCTGGTCATTTATTTTGACGCAGCCGGCTGATGTGACGATTCCCTATATCGGCCGTTATGCGGTCGAGAAGCTCAAGGTGAAGAATTGCACGGTCATCGGCATTGCCGACAATGAAGCTTACGTCACGCTGCAGAAAACGTTCGAGGATTATATCAAGCAGGCCGGGGTGAAGATCGGCTCGGTCGAAGCGATCAAGCAGACCGATTCAGACTTCTCGGCAGTGAGCACCAAGGTCGCGAATGGCGATCAGGATTGCGTGTTCATTTCCGCGCCGGCGCCGCAGACTGCGAACATCATCATCCAGTTGAAGCAGGCGGGCCTCGATCCGAAAGTCAGCATTCTCGGGCATAATTCACTGGCCTCGCCGCAATTCGTGGAGAAGGGCGGGAAGGCCGTCGAAGGCGCCTACTTCATCGCGGACTGGGTGCCGGGCGGCTCGAGCGATTTCGGCAAGGCTTTCGCGCAGGCGTTTCAGGCGAAATACAAGTCAGAGGCCGATAACTGGGCGGCCGTCGGTTATGGCGGCATGCGCGTCGCGGCGGCGGCGCTGAAAGCCGCCGGAGCGAATCCGAGTCGCGACGCGGTGCGGCAGTCGCTCAGCGTGGTGAAGGGCGTTAAAGTCGTTGTCGGTCAGGGCGATTATTCCTTCGATGGCGAGCGCGTGCCGCGCCCCGGCATGAATGTGCTCACGGTCAAGAACGGCCAGTTCGTTCTCGCGCCCTGA
- a CDS encoding ABC transporter ATP-binding protein — MMLRVSHLRAAYDGIEALRGVDLSIDEGEMVALIGPNGAGKSTLLNCLSGVIRNRKGSIIFAGREIGRMAPYAIARAGLLQAPEGRQILGDMTVLENLQVGTLALGGRSSPYDLDKVFQLFPVLRERENLPARTLSGGQQQMLAIGRALMGGPRMLLLDEPSLGLSPLITDQVFSVLGALNRDGLTILLVEQNAHRALGATTRAYILEQGRVAMESDSESLVRDPKVIEHYLG, encoded by the coding sequence ATGATGCTGCGCGTCAGCCATCTGCGCGCCGCCTATGATGGCATCGAAGCTCTGCGCGGCGTCGATCTCTCCATCGACGAAGGCGAGATGGTCGCGCTGATCGGGCCGAACGGCGCCGGCAAATCGACGCTGCTGAATTGCCTGAGCGGCGTGATCCGCAATCGCAAGGGATCGATCATCTTCGCCGGGCGCGAGATCGGCCGCATGGCGCCGTATGCGATCGCGCGCGCCGGGTTGCTGCAGGCGCCGGAGGGCCGGCAGATTCTCGGCGATATGACGGTGCTCGAAAATCTGCAGGTGGGAACGCTCGCTCTTGGGGGTCGTTCATCGCCCTATGATCTCGACAAGGTGTTCCAGTTGTTTCCCGTGCTCCGCGAACGCGAGAACTTGCCCGCGCGCACCCTTTCAGGCGGGCAGCAGCAGATGCTGGCGATCGGGCGCGCGCTGATGGGCGGACCCCGCATGCTGCTTCTCGACGAGCCAAGTCTTGGGCTTTCGCCGCTGATCACCGACCAGGTGTTCAGCGTGCTCGGCGCGCTCAATCGCGACGGGCTCACCATCCTTCTTGTCGAGCAGAACGCCCATCGCGCGCTCGGCGCGACCACGCGCGCTTACATTCTGGAACAGGGCCGCGTCGCGATGGAAAGCGACAGTGAAAGCCTCGTGCGGGATCCGAAAGTGATCGAGCACTATCTCGGCTGA
- a CDS encoding class I adenylate-forming enzyme family protein: MTSGGDGATIDAAVLRAGRSTVYDLFRQTAEHAPASIAIEHGASHISYGELLRDVNRLAFDLSRRGDRVAVLSENRPEYLRLLLAAAAIGAIVACQNVRLARAELQHCVALAAPKLIFVSARHAATAAQLDCADASVLNIAATPDDAPGADPFTGDSSVDPEDPLILIYTSGTTGLPKGALISHRAEIARMAVAHIDLGGRRDDAMFAWAPMYHIGGVDQALAALMLGGTVVITDGFHAPPLIDALSRHRFGWLLLVPGIIEPVVEELERSGVAIRGVSSVGCMADLVPPALIARATKAFNAPFLNSFGMTETGLAPLSGDLILVGVAPMKLSKRLNTLCEFKLIDAEGREVAPGEVGEGAVRGPTLFSGYWNAPEATARDFSNGFFRMGDLFRRTPDGAYDFVDRARYLIKSGGENIYPAEIERVLLADPRVSDAIVVRKPDAKWGEVPVAFVARTDDSLDEAAIETLCRRALASYKRPKEVRFVAFADFPRSTSGKIVRSEMEKRL; encoded by the coding sequence ATGACATCTGGCGGCGATGGCGCGACGATCGATGCCGCCGTCCTGCGCGCCGGACGATCGACCGTCTATGATCTCTTTCGCCAGACCGCGGAGCATGCGCCAGCTTCGATCGCCATTGAACATGGCGCATCGCACATTTCCTATGGCGAGCTGCTGCGCGATGTGAATCGGCTTGCTTTCGATTTGTCGCGGCGCGGCGATCGCGTCGCCGTCCTGTCGGAGAACAGACCGGAATATCTGAGGCTTCTTCTCGCGGCCGCCGCGATCGGCGCGATCGTCGCCTGCCAGAATGTGCGCCTCGCGCGCGCTGAGCTCCAGCATTGTGTCGCGCTCGCGGCGCCGAAGCTGATTTTCGTTTCCGCGCGCCATGCGGCGACGGCGGCGCAGCTTGATTGCGCCGACGCGTCCGTTCTCAATATCGCGGCGACGCCTGATGATGCGCCAGGCGCCGATCCGTTCACAGGCGATTCCTCGGTCGATCCGGAAGATCCGCTGATCCTCATCTACACCAGCGGCACGACGGGATTGCCGAAAGGCGCGCTGATCAGCCATCGCGCCGAGATCGCGCGCATGGCGGTCGCGCACATCGATCTCGGCGGACGCCGCGACGACGCGATGTTCGCCTGGGCGCCGATGTATCATATCGGCGGCGTCGATCAGGCGCTCGCCGCGCTGATGCTGGGCGGAACGGTCGTGATCACCGACGGATTTCATGCGCCGCCTCTGATCGACGCCTTGTCGCGCCATCGTTTCGGCTGGCTGCTGCTGGTTCCCGGAATCATCGAGCCCGTTGTCGAGGAGCTGGAGCGCAGCGGCGTCGCGATCCGTGGCGTCTCTTCTGTTGGCTGCATGGCCGATCTTGTGCCGCCGGCGCTGATCGCGCGTGCGACGAAGGCGTTCAATGCGCCGTTCCTCAACAGCTTCGGCATGACCGAGACAGGTCTTGCGCCATTGTCCGGCGATCTCATCCTTGTTGGCGTCGCGCCGATGAAGCTGTCGAAGCGGCTCAACACGCTCTGTGAATTCAAATTGATCGATGCGGAGGGCCGCGAAGTCGCGCCCGGAGAGGTCGGCGAGGGCGCGGTGCGCGGGCCGACTCTGTTCAGCGGCTACTGGAATGCGCCGGAGGCGACGGCGCGCGATTTCTCGAACGGCTTTTTTCGCATGGGCGATCTGTTCCGGCGAACGCCTGATGGCGCGTATGATTTCGTCGATCGCGCCCGCTATCTCATCAAGTCGGGCGGCGAGAATATCTATCCCGCGGAGATCGAGCGCGTGCTGCTTGCCGATCCGCGCGTCTCCGACGCCATCGTGGTGCGCAAACCCGATGCGAAATGGGGTGAGGTCCCGGTCGCCTTCGTCGCACGTACAGATGACTCACTGGACGAAGCGGCGATCGAGACGCTCTGCCGTCGCGCGCTCGCAAGCTACAAGCGGCCGAAAGAGGTTCGCTTCGTTGCGTTCGCCGATTTCCCGCGCAGCACATCGGGAAAGATCGTGCGCAGCGAGATGGAAAAGCGGCTCTAG
- a CDS encoding class I adenylate-forming enzyme family protein, translating to MLDFRDFTAVTTLGDMLLRAAAHQPDKDALVFPTERRNYAELAAGATRWARGLVALGVKPGEHVGLLLPSCIEFAEAFFGVALIGAVAVPVNARYRSHELGYLTKNADLVALITTTRVAEKVDFVERLNEAFPDLATTRDGEPLALAEAPELRSIILVGEGAAPGFTTRPQFDALADSCSAEEALRRRRSVSVRDVGLILYTSGTTSNPKGCLISHEAVIRTGQALSIRYAITQDDVFWSPLPMYHIGAIFPICAIFSVEATYLSMSHFDAGTALAMLERERATVTYPSFGTFIGEMIYHPDFAKTDLSRVRVMNSNLAVQPESFREALRKAMPHTIQVGTFGMTETSGTVCTSALDDSYDERTRRLGRPLPGLEVRILRENGDEAASDEIGQIAVRGFSLLSGYYKDPEKTAQALRGGWFHTGDLGSLDASGTIMFHGRLKDMLKVGGENVAAQEVESIVSLHDAVKLCQVVGRPDARLAEVPVAFVELKPGAAATPDEIIAFCRPRIASFKVPRDVRFVTEWPMSASKIQKFMLVKMLEAS from the coding sequence ATGCTCGATTTCAGGGATTTCACGGCCGTCACGACCCTTGGCGACATGCTGCTGAGAGCCGCGGCCCATCAGCCCGACAAGGATGCTCTGGTTTTCCCGACCGAGCGGCGCAACTATGCCGAATTGGCCGCGGGCGCGACGCGTTGGGCGCGGGGACTTGTCGCGCTCGGCGTGAAGCCCGGCGAGCATGTCGGGCTCCTGCTGCCAAGCTGTATCGAATTCGCGGAAGCCTTCTTCGGCGTGGCGCTGATCGGCGCCGTCGCCGTGCCCGTCAATGCGCGCTATCGCAGCCACGAGCTGGGCTATCTCACAAAGAACGCCGATCTCGTCGCTCTCATCACCACCACGCGCGTCGCCGAGAAGGTCGATTTCGTCGAGCGACTCAACGAAGCCTTTCCCGATCTCGCCACAACTCGGGACGGCGAGCCTCTCGCGCTCGCCGAAGCGCCCGAATTGCGCTCGATCATTCTTGTTGGTGAAGGCGCGGCGCCGGGTTTCACGACGCGCCCGCAGTTCGACGCGCTCGCGGACTCCTGCTCCGCTGAAGAGGCGCTGCGGCGCCGCCGATCCGTCAGTGTGCGCGACGTCGGCCTCATTCTCTATACGTCGGGCACCACATCCAATCCGAAGGGATGCCTCATCAGCCATGAAGCCGTTATCCGCACCGGACAGGCGTTGAGCATCCGCTACGCCATCACGCAGGACGACGTCTTCTGGTCGCCGCTGCCGATGTATCATATCGGCGCGATCTTCCCGATCTGCGCGATCTTTTCCGTCGAGGCGACTTATCTCTCGATGAGCCATTTCGATGCGGGAACAGCGCTCGCGATGCTGGAGCGCGAACGCGCGACAGTCACTTATCCCAGCTTCGGCACTTTCATCGGCGAGATGATCTATCACCCCGACTTCGCAAAGACCGATCTGTCACGCGTGCGCGTGATGAACAGCAATCTCGCAGTGCAGCCGGAAAGCTTTCGTGAAGCGCTGCGCAAGGCGATGCCGCACACGATCCAGGTCGGAACGTTCGGCATGACCGAGACGTCAGGCACGGTCTGCACCAGCGCGCTCGACGACTCTTACGACGAGCGCACGCGCCGGCTCGGGCGGCCATTGCCGGGCCTCGAAGTGCGTATCCTGCGTGAGAATGGTGATGAAGCGGCGAGCGACGAAATCGGCCAGATCGCCGTGCGCGGATTCAGCCTGCTGTCAGGCTATTACAAGGACCCGGAGAAAACTGCGCAGGCCCTGCGCGGCGGCTGGTTCCACACCGGCGATCTGGGTTCGCTCGACGCATCAGGAACCATCATGTTCCATGGCCGCCTGAAGGACATGCTCAAGGTCGGCGGAGAAAATGTCGCGGCGCAGGAGGTCGAATCGATCGTCTCGCTGCATGATGCGGTGAAGCTTTGCCAGGTTGTCGGCCGGCCGGATGCGCGGCTCGCCGAAGTGCCTGTCGCTTTCGTCGAACTGAAGCCCGGCGCCGCAGCGACGCCGGACGAGATCATCGCTTTCTGCCGGCCGCGCATCGCGAGCTTCAAGGTGCCGCGCGATGTGCGCTTCGTAACGGAATGGCCGATGTCCGCGAGCAAGATTCAGAAGTTCATGCTCGTGAAGATGCTCGAAGCGAGCTGA
- a CDS encoding MaoC family dehydratase: protein MQVGAEIPAFTVDQVDAARMKTIAALMRDPNPIHWDAGEARKRGLGDRSINQGPANIAYIMNMLADFAGDRRAIRRLRLRCLGMVFAGDRVVARGKIEGLREDAGERLIDCAVWLERDGERILEGSAIVAIPAVGGSHAGAAS, encoded by the coding sequence ATGCAGGTCGGCGCTGAAATTCCTGCTTTCACTGTCGATCAAGTCGACGCTGCGCGCATGAAGACGATCGCGGCGCTCATGCGCGACCCCAATCCGATCCATTGGGATGCCGGGGAAGCACGGAAGCGGGGGCTTGGCGACAGGTCTATCAATCAGGGGCCCGCGAATATTGCCTATATCATGAACATGCTCGCTGATTTCGCCGGCGACCGCCGCGCGATCAGGCGATTGCGGTTGCGGTGCCTCGGCATGGTCTTCGCCGGCGATCGCGTCGTCGCGCGCGGGAAGATCGAAGGGCTTCGCGAAGATGCAGGCGAGCGCCTGATCGATTGCGCCGTCTGGCTGGAGCGCGACGGCGAGCGGATTCTTGAGGGATCGGCGATTGTCGCGATACCGGCAGTTGGCGGCTCGCACGCAGGAGCCGCGTCATGA
- a CDS encoding ABC transporter ATP-binding protein, with translation MSSLRLENVSKRFGGLKAISDLSMSVPEGVITGLIGPNGAGKSTVVNLITGILSLSEGQIIMDGRSIGEARPEEVVRLGVARTFQNIRLLPEATVLENVMIGFHRHETSSIVAGLLGLPASRAETRDFQARSHDLLARFRMTEFSETPAGALAYGHQRRVEMMRAVASAPRILLLDEPVAGMNDVEADELGEIFRSLARSGMGLLLIEHNTRFVSKLCEHVFVLDTGRLIAQGAPAQVMRDPAVVAAYLGTAVP, from the coding sequence GTGTCGTCGCTTCGGCTTGAGAACGTCTCCAAACGCTTCGGTGGGCTGAAGGCGATCTCCGATCTCAGCATGAGCGTGCCGGAAGGCGTGATCACCGGCCTGATCGGGCCGAACGGCGCCGGCAAGAGCACGGTCGTCAATCTCATTACAGGCATTCTCAGCCTCTCCGAAGGTCAGATCATCATGGATGGGCGCTCGATCGGGGAAGCGCGGCCGGAAGAGGTCGTGCGGCTCGGCGTTGCGCGCACGTTCCAGAACATCCGGCTTCTGCCCGAAGCGACCGTGCTCGAAAATGTGATGATCGGATTTCATCGGCATGAAACGAGCTCGATCGTCGCCGGATTGCTTGGGCTTCCTGCGTCGCGAGCGGAGACGCGCGACTTCCAGGCGCGCAGCCACGATCTTCTCGCGCGCTTCAGGATGACGGAGTTTTCCGAAACGCCAGCGGGCGCACTTGCTTACGGTCATCAGCGTCGAGTCGAGATGATGCGCGCCGTCGCCAGCGCGCCGCGCATTCTCCTGCTCGATGAGCCTGTCGCCGGCATGAACGATGTCGAGGCCGACGAACTCGGCGAAATCTTCCGCTCTCTGGCGCGGAGCGGCATGGGGCTTTTGCTCATCGAGCACAACACGCGCTTCGTCTCGAAGCTGTGCGAGCATGTCTTCGTGCTCGACACCGGCCGATTGATCGCGCAGGGCGCTCCGGCGCAGGTGATGCGCGATCCAGCCGTCGTCGCGGCCTATCTCGGAACCGCCGTTCCATGA
- a CDS encoding SDR family oxidoreductase → MKPFEGKTLFATGGASGIGAATARRFHAEGGRVAVVDLNLDAAKKVASELDGCIALACDVSDEASVAAAVAAAHEQFGRIDCVLNAAGHVDGGPAEEFSLERWNRMMAVHAGGTFLVCRAVIPLMRAIGGGSIVNIGSVAAIIARRNLGAYCAVKGAIHALTRQMALDLNDDRIRVNAVAPGPVRTGMTEKFYIERGGGDYAKGAALSSGDTIQKRVSDPSELAAPICMLLSDDGSFMTGAVVVVDGGMTVI, encoded by the coding sequence ATGAAGCCTTTCGAGGGAAAGACTCTCTTCGCCACCGGCGGCGCGTCGGGAATCGGCGCCGCCACGGCGAGGCGTTTTCATGCGGAAGGAGGGCGGGTGGCTGTCGTCGATCTTAATCTCGACGCAGCGAAGAAAGTCGCATCCGAGCTCGACGGCTGCATCGCGCTCGCTTGCGATGTCTCGGATGAAGCTTCTGTCGCTGCGGCCGTGGCGGCCGCGCATGAACAGTTCGGCCGCATCGACTGCGTTCTCAACGCCGCCGGCCATGTCGATGGCGGCCCCGCGGAAGAATTCAGCCTGGAGCGATGGAACCGCATGATGGCGGTGCATGCGGGCGGAACGTTTCTCGTATGCCGCGCCGTCATTCCACTGATGCGCGCGATTGGCGGCGGCTCGATCGTGAATATCGGATCGGTGGCGGCGATCATCGCGCGCCGCAATCTCGGCGCCTATTGCGCCGTCAAAGGCGCCATTCATGCGCTGACGCGCCAGATGGCGCTTGATCTCAATGACGATCGCATTCGGGTCAACGCGGTCGCGCCGGGGCCGGTGCGCACCGGCATGACGGAGAAATTCTATATCGAGCGCGGCGGCGGCGATTATGCGAAGGGGGCCGCGCTGTCTTCGGGCGACACGATCCAGAAGCGCGTGAGCGATCCCTCCGAACTCGCTGCGCCCATCTGCATGCTTCTTTCCGACGACGGCAGCTTCATGACGGGCGCAGTCGTTGTTGTCGATGGCGGCATGACTGTGATCTGA
- a CDS encoding nuclear transport factor 2 family protein — MSNSLTLERRIMRLEARAEIAEIIGAYCVSCDDRDVDRLRSLFTEDAEVLSKDGVMKSSGLDAIMTMYDGRFRALGPTFHWTHDHVVKFDDSDDDTATGFVTGHAECFRNGQTLVAGLRYDDIYRRIGGAWKFKRRMLSFLYYVPVQEYADALGDKLRQRAYGDRRPADFPESLPSWVAGRYAA; from the coding sequence ATGAGCAATTCATTGACGCTGGAGCGCCGCATCATGCGGCTTGAGGCGCGCGCCGAGATCGCGGAGATCATCGGCGCCTATTGCGTGTCATGCGATGATCGCGATGTTGACCGGTTGCGCTCGCTGTTCACCGAAGACGCTGAAGTTCTCTCGAAGGATGGCGTGATGAAATCGTCCGGTCTCGACGCCATCATGACGATGTATGACGGCCGTTTCCGTGCGCTCGGACCGACATTTCACTGGACGCATGATCATGTCGTGAAGTTCGACGACAGCGATGATGACACTGCGACGGGATTCGTCACCGGCCATGCCGAATGCTTCCGCAACGGACAGACGCTGGTCGCAGGACTGCGCTATGATGACATCTACCGGCGCATCGGCGGCGCGTGGAAATTCAAACGGCGCATGCTGAGCTTCCTCTATTATGTGCCGGTGCAGGAATATGCCGATGCGCTGGGCGACAAATTGCGCCAGCGCGCTTATGGAGACCGCCGCCCGGCGGACTTTCCGGAATCTCTGCCGAGCTGGGTCGCCGGCCGCTACGCGGCGTGA